GCCGAGAAGGCCGCCCACCCTTCCGTGCGCTGCGTGTCGCTGAAGTTGTCGCAGGGCGCGAAGCCGGGGATCGGGGGCGTCCTGCCCGGCAGCAAGGTCAACGCCGAGATCGCCTCCGTACGGGGCGTGCCCGAAGGTGAGACCGTCGTCTCGCCGCCGTACCACCGCGTCTTCTCCACCCCGCGTGAACTCGTCCGGTTCCTCGCCCGGATGCGCGAACTGACGAAGGGCAAGCCGGTGGGCTTCAAGCTGTGCCCCGGATCGCGGACCCAGTTCCTCGCCGTGTGCAAGGCCATGGCGGACGAAGGGATCACCCCGGACTTCATCGTGGTGGACGGCGCCGAGGGCGGCACGGGAGCGGCACCGCTGGAGTTCGCCGACCACCTCGGGATGCCGCTCAGCGAAGGCCTCTTCACCGTGCACAGCGCCCTGACCGGCGCGGGCCTGCGGGAGAAGATCCGCATCGGCGCCAGCGGCAAGGTCGCGACGGGCACCGACATCGTCAAGCGCCTTCTCCTGGGCGCCGATTACACCAACGCCGCCCGCGCCATGATGTTCGCCGTCGGCTGCATACAGGCCCAGCGCTGTCACACCAACCGCTGCCCGACCGGCGTCACCACCCAGGACCCGCACCGGGCCCGTGCCCTGGACGTCGTCGACAAGGCCGCGCGCGTCACGCGCTACCAACGGGCCACCGTCCACAGCGCCCTGCAGATCATGGCCGCGATGGGCGTCCGCGACACCGCGGAACTGGGCCCGCATCTGCTGCGGCGCCGCGAGGACCACGGCGAGTTCCGCTCCT
This Streptomyces sp. NBC_01283 DNA region includes the following protein-coding sequences:
- a CDS encoding FMN-binding glutamate synthase family protein gives rise to the protein MTRFATVGLLIACTVGGVLLALLASPWWWFAAAPLLVVALTGVYDLAQRRHSVLRNYPVLGHLRFLMETLRPELQQYFVERNYDGRPYDRDTRSIVYERAKGVAAEEPFGSERDMDARGYEFLVPSMAPVPVPDEPPRVRIGGPDCTQPYDMALLNVSAMSFGSLSSNAVVALNTGAARGGFAHDTGEGGLSTHHLRPGGDLVWEIGTGYFGCRTRDGEFDARQFAEKAAHPSVRCVSLKLSQGAKPGIGGVLPGSKVNAEIASVRGVPEGETVVSPPYHRVFSTPRELVRFLARMRELTKGKPVGFKLCPGSRTQFLAVCKAMADEGITPDFIVVDGAEGGTGAAPLEFADHLGMPLSEGLFTVHSALTGAGLREKIRIGASGKVATGTDIVKRLLLGADYTNAARAMMFAVGCIQAQRCHTNRCPTGVTTQDPHRARALDVVDKAARVTRYQRATVHSALQIMAAMGVRDTAELGPHLLRRREDHGEFRSYAELYEWLSPGELLAAPPESWAADWRAADPDTFAV